The DNA region TAGTTTCTTCATACAGGAagtgtcttgaagctgtcattacaaacaattaaatacatttaaattgCCGTGTTCAATCCTTTTTTTCTCCACGTCCACTTAATTACACATATCTTTATTTACGGACTTTAATGTTTGAATTTTTTATATGCGTGGATTTCTTGAGTTAATACCAAAGTCTGGTGAAAATGTCTTCTGGATAtatttactgaaaaaaaaaatgttgacttgttcaatacttatttcccccgTTGTATCATACTCAACTATATTCATGTTAAAGTACCGTTCTGTTATTATTAGGATTGTTTCTGTCTTATATTCTCTACTTAGGGGTGGTTGTGTCTAATGGATATCCTTGGAAACAGCAGAGAAGGTTTGCCCTTCACACCCTGAGAAATTTTGGATTGGGCAAGAGAAGCCTTGAGCCCTCCATTCTTCAAGAATGCAGATATCTAAATGAAGCAATCGCTAATGAACAAGGTGAGTGAGTAAGATCAATGGTTAAACCCTGTACAACTCACAGCTGAGGagtgtattacagtttttctcagtcgctttggtgcatttctcaaatcatTATTAACATTTGTACAACAgttgcatttctcaaaacaaatgGAGCAAACTGCACTGCATAGTGTATTACCTACAAAAGCGTGTatcttgctcaaaatgcaaaataaagtatctatctacagtatttaAATGCTTTGTCTATGcctcaaaagcaaatatttatatcaatgaaactgtcagtgcaaTCAAAATTAGAAGTCCTGACGCCATTGTTTATGTCAAGATAGTCaaactgttttgtcttgttgtcaATAAGACAGATTACtctgtaagtattttctaatTAACAATGCACAAGGTAGcactattttttatttcaaaactacaaagttacacAGTGTTTActgttgacagacattgtgaTAGTGTAAAGAAAACAAAGACTTTTACAGCATTATGCACATGAGAAATGacccatatacagtaaaacacccCTTGATAAGAGCTGTGCACCACTGTGCATCATTCTATATCCTGATGTTTCTGTCTGTCAGGTcgcatatatttatatacagtaccctccagaattattggcacctctgctaaagttgattaAAAAACAGTataaataatctgttggtgatttattgtaatctcacaatgaaaaaaaataggaaaaatccaaccttgaagggaaacaaatgtattttgagaaaaagtaaaatctcataaagaaataaatatttttaactcaCAATTATTGGAACCCCTGCTTATAATACCTTCTTAATCCTCCCTTTGCCATTAAAACAGCTTGGAATATTCacctatgacaccccataaagttggagaatacaaagcaagagaTTTAAGACCGTTGACcgttcatctgacaatagaccacacttccagacaaagtcactgtaccatttaGTAACTCCTCCtatttaactgtaaatataggcaacAAGGTAGTTTGTAGACATTCCCCGACTttcaaatgtcaacacactttcttttcatttaaatttagtgtattctcttgtctttctgatgttgaaaaatgactagaggatttagcctctgtgtccccttattttcataccttagtgaaaaagaaagtcatgaactacttctgaaagttcacagacactctgattaacttaaataagttgaaattagataggaaaatgcttctgttaggttttgtatataagattgttctaggggtgccaataattgtgagcaacgtgttttcgttaaaaatatttatttctttatgagattttcttttctcagaataaattgtCTTCCCTTTAAGAGTGGATTTTGCCTCATTGTTTTCATACAATGAATGAGTACaatgaattattttttatacctgtttttagtcaactttacccaAGGTGCCAAtactggagggtactgtatgctAGACAGACTATGACAACTAGTTATGACAGCTAGATgaaataagaccaatttgttttatggggcaggactattcagcagggaaccagtatagtgcatttgACCAACAGGACATTAGCAATggaaaattaaaatgaaatgaaatgcaatgaaaataaaaaaaaacagcagacacaGTTGCATGGATGTACTAAAGCATTGCTATTTGTTCAAGAAGGAGAAACTGGTTTAATGTGATAAGATGATATGGAGTTTGGACaaacagttttgagaatttcagttctgatctgagaaatgtgccaaagcaactgagaaaaactgtaattttgTATTTGTTGAATTCAATAAATTCTCTTTAGTTTTGCATGCATACCCACAGTCTTTTTATTTTGGTGCTCCTAGGTAAATCCTTCGACCCACAATTTATCATTAACAATGCTGTGTCTAACATCATCTGCGTGCTGGTGTTTGGGGACCGCTTTGAGTACACTGATGATGACTTCCAGTCTCTCCTGAAGAACATCAATGAGGTCTTCTACTTAGAGGGAGGAATTTGGGCCCAGGTGATCCTCTCCTCGTACTGTCTGCTCTTTATATATCCAGAAAATGAAACATGGGCTGTCCATAGCCCAACATAGTGAAAATatgttaaaaatgtttttccTTGTGTATTCATAGTTGTACAACGTATTCCCATGGATAATGCGCAGAGTGCCTGGCCCACACAGGaaaatattttctatttggaACGGAGTTATTGCCTttgtaaagaaaaaaattgaAGACCACCAAGTAGACTTTGATCCTTCAAACTCTAGGGACTACATTGATTGTTTCCTTGGAGAAATGGCAAAGGTGAGTtaaatcattccaactattacAATGAGTATTatacattaatatatatatatatatatatatatatatatatatatatatatatatatatatatatatatatatacacacatatacatacatacataccggtACATACAATTTTAAGTAAAGTTAAGAGATATAATGTGCTATTCCAACAAATAGTGGGATACAGATTTAGTCAAATTTCGTACCTGTATAGTCATCTCAACAATCACCTGAGAgataatgcaatgcaatcataCGTAACATTCCTGATTTTAAGACCTCTCCCCCTCGGTGAAAAACTGtaaaccatctctctctctcacacacatgtctTCATCTCTCTATTTGCACAGCTATACAGCACTCTCCACACCCCTTTAAAGATgggtaaaaataaaataatctgtTGCCGTTTTAAATTTCAAAATCATCTGTTGCCATTTTGTCATTTCTTTTTGAGGGATATTCTTGTTAGAATAAATTTGCTACTCTTCAAGTTGTTCTTCATTGTTTTCACTATGAAACTAAGATAAAACGCCAAAAAAGGATGTGTTACCTCTTTTACTCATCTTTACCAGGGATTCTGTATGTATTCTTATCAACTCGTTATATGTAGACTTAAACATCTTCTCTGATGACACATTCCATTGTTCTTTTTCTTACCTTTCTGTCTTTACATTTCTCTTTCCTAAGTGGAAAGATGATGAAGCATCAGGCTTTAATGTGGAGAATTTGTGCTACTGCACTCTGGACCTGTTTATAGCGGGAACTGAAACCACATCTACTACCCTATACTGGGGGCTCCTGTACATGATCAAATACCCTGAGATACAgcgtgagtatgtgtgtcaTTCAACATATATGCACTTATTACCACCATGCACCAGGTAACTGGTTCGAATTCTACTCGGACCACTCTGATTTTGGCAGCCGTGTCCTACTAGTTAGGGAATCAGACTTGTGACCTCAGGGTGGCCAGCTTGACCCCAGAATGGTAAGCAAATTGTGGGTGGGGGACCTAATTGAACAGTGCTCTCCCATGTCCACATCCATTGCCCTTGATCAAGGCACCAaacccccaactgctccccAGCAATGGCTGCCCGCTGCTGCAGTTGATTGACTGAATCCCGATCTCTTCCCTAAGATCTAAGCCCTGAACCCTCAAAGACTTAACTGACATCTGACTGCCTTTGGATAACCCCGTGTTTCACGTCACAACACTATGAATTGTTAGTAATTCCCTTGAGTAAAGTCTGCTTAGATGACTCCTTACGGAAAGGGCACAGAAAAGGTGCGAGCGAGTATTATTTGCAGCAAAAGCCCTCATGCATTTCACAATTTCGCAGTGGGACAGCCCTAAGCCCTCATGAAGTTTGCGGGAAAGCGCATCAAAGTTTGTGAGTCCATGAGGGGAGAGATTTCAGCCTTTGTGTATTGCTCACTACCCTTATATTAGTGTGTGTCActgctcctagtgtgtgtgtgttgtgtatttgttattATAACCTTTATTTAACCAAGTTAGTCTCATTGAGATATATAATCTCTTTTTCAAGAGAGACCTGGCCAAGATAGCAGAACAATTAGCAACTTTCTAGTTACGGATAGGAAACTGCCCCCATCCCCCCTAAAACATCAATCATTGTCAATTGTGCATTTTTAGGCAAGGTGCAAGAGGAGATAGACCGAGTTGTTGGATCTTCACGTCAGCCCTCTGTGGCTGACAGGGAGAACATGCCTTACACTGATGCTGTTATTCACGAGACACAGAGATGTGGCAACATTCTTCCATTGAACCTTGCCAGACAGACCACCAAAGACACCCAAGTTGATGACTTCATCATTCCCAAGGTGATTTTGGCACATTGAACTGCACTTTAAACATTGTATCCTGCCAGAAAATCGGCTTTTTCTTTTGAGGCGAGATTTATCTTGAACTTGGTGAATAGAATAATTGACAAAGTGCTCTCTAGAATTGTTTAGTTGTCATTATCTTTTGTGTTCCTCAGGGCACAATGGTGCTGGGCAGCCTGACCTCTGTTCTATTCGATGAGACGGAATGGGAGACCCCTCACACCTTCAACCCAGGACACTTCCTGGATGGAGAGGGGAAGTTCAGGAAGAGGGAGGCCTTCCTGCCTTTTTCTattggtgtgtgtttagtttTGAACGTGTCATAAATAAGACTGAAACCGTTACTGTAATAATCAATACACATGAGCTCATgctattatttttttatgtcaaCTAGGCAGCTGTTGAGTTATGTTATTGTGTTCCCAAGcctgtttttttattgttttctgtGTGATTTTGTCAGGGAAGAGAGTGTGCCTGGGAGAGCAGCTGGCCAGAATGGAGCTGTTCCTGTTCTTCACCTCGCTGCTCCAGCGGTTCTCCTTCTCAGCACCACAGGGCGTAGAACCCAGTCTGGTGTTTCGAATGGGAGCCACTCACTGCCCTCAACCCTATCAACTCTGTGCTGTTCCTCGCTGAGAGCATTTATATAAACTCTTTGAAATCTTAATCTTACCTGTagttttttaattatatttgtaGTGAAGTAATACACATATTCAACTCTGTACACTTAAGTGACACAATCAGACATAACCTGAAACTGTTCTACTGTTCCATGTAGAATAGTGAAGAATTTTGCAGCATGCAATGCATTTATTTAGTATAGAACAGTAAAAGACCATGCCTCATACCTACTTCAATGGATACTATTTGAGTGCTCAGACAATGTGAATAAACTTCCCATGCAATAACTGCCCATTTCTTTTTTGGAGCCCTTAACACAGCTTAGGCTACCTGCACTCCTTCCCCTTCCATTTTCTCCCTTCACAGCATCGGCACACAACAGCATACTGTGTTTACATGAAGGGTGCCCTGTTCTGCCCCGTCTTTTACTTTAAAACAGTCTGTTATCCAATTCACTTTTGTGATATTCAGTGAATTGCTCCACACATACTCTAACtgtcagtttaaaaaaaacctaGATGTACACAGCCCTGCTAGGTAAACTGGATGAAAAGACACAGTGGCGTCAACCATACCATAGAACTCCACCAACATGTTGCTTCAGTAACATGGTGGGGAGAGgtgttttgattggctgttgagctcgTTTATCAAACCCCTCAGACAAGAATCTCAGgagggtattccagaaaggaggtttaacaaacactgagataaaacttaacccctgggttgtctgaacctgtgacgactaaacccgagctgtcggttccaaaacactggttaccagttagttcaatcaaccctgtgttagttAATAGATAAAAATTTTTATCCTTATGACCATCAGGGAACGTTCCCTTAAGGTATAGTTTCGTGCAACTATTAGGAAATCTTTAGGGAATGTTCCCCGAaggggtaacactttataataactatacACAATtgatcatttattaagcctttgttacttattagttaatggtttgttcatcattagtaatttcttgttcatacataatttatcatcagtaaagcacaattataaatggtttgttcatagtaaataagcctatccaaaaaatatgtttgtaagtacatgatttatacttaataagtaataacagtgaaagccaggaatcgaacccccaacttttcaggttactcgcatgctagtccagctccttatctactacactaccttggcccaaatagaaacccctacaactatgcaagagtttctgttttcttgtactactgttattaaacatctgtaaactatttttaaatgctgtattcttttgtaaagcattattcctacattgattctcatctgtaaatcatgtttacagtacatacagttaaaaatggtttgttcatagtaaacacgcatatctatattatatttataaattgactgttgtaataccactgggcagaggtagtgtagtggatagggagccaggttaacatgcagtaacccatgaagttgggggttcaaaccccagcatccaccaatgtggccttgccctttaatttaattgacatgtgtaagtcgctttgggtgaaagtgtcagctaaatgaataaatgcaagtgtaaactttataactcatttgtaaatgtgttgcaaggcataaaacgtcctcactttagatgagctcacaaaatatcattaactaaccatttgtaactcctgagttaattattaattatagtattaggaagtggtttataaaatatgtatcctcaccctaactaatcattagtgcatgtgtatgtaacaactgttaaataatggaaatattacttaatcaaacacatattattgcatcatttattaagtattaacaataatgtataaacatatttaagatataggcttatttactatgaacaaactatttataactgtgtgaacaaatgctttactgatgataaataagaaattactaatgaagaacaaaccattaactaataagtaacaaaggcttaataaatgatgaattgtgtgtagttattataaag from Alosa alosa isolate M-15738 ecotype Scorff River chromosome 9, AALO_Geno_1.1, whole genome shotgun sequence includes:
- the LOC125300137 gene encoding cytochrome P450 2J2-like isoform X1 codes for the protein MTAILYILELFNIKSFLLFLSIFLLVFDYIKTKPPKNFPPGPWSLPFIGDVHHIDITKIHLQFVKFAEKYGRIFSVRFFGPRMVVLNGHKLVREMYVHRGENFADRPSLPLFADIVGDKGVVVSNGYPWKQQRRFALHTLRNFGLGKRSLEPSILQECRYLNEAIANEQGKSFDPQFIINNAVSNIICVLVFGDRFEYTDDDFQSLLKNINEVFYLEGGIWAQLYNVFPWIMRRVPGPHRKIFSIWNGVIAFVKKKIEDHQVDFDPSNSRDYIDCFLGEMAKWKDDEASGFNVENLCYCTLDLFIAGTETTSTTLYWGLLYMIKYPEIQRKVQEEIDRVVGSSRQPSVADRENMPYTDAVIHETQRCGNILPLNLARQTTKDTQVDDFIIPKGTMVLGSLTSVLFDETEWETPHTFNPGHFLDGEGKFRKREAFLPFSIGKRVCLGEQLARMELFLFFTSLLQRFSFSAPQGVEPSLVFRMGATHCPQPYQLCAVPR